In one Chitinophaga sancti genomic region, the following are encoded:
- a CDS encoding sensor histidine kinase: MLDIKEIRLFFIRHGYLLIVAAWLFTFSFLFSNYWSYYSSPMGVKRSLEKSISQRETSFERIIKDQFLLNHLFSRNYNEKEIKSLDTKDFYVFAYDSSEAGRWLVFWSTNMVMPEEWQVPLVDGNHFVKLKNGYYEVLCRRVLSPEAGHERFMVGVIPIMMEYSFSNNYLVNHFYDKPALGREYSINVKAPGIPVLNGQNLILFYLNYDRTMDTKPPNLLSVILRVMGCICVLIFINLFAATVARQKSALNGFLLLAAVVIIFRLLSYLYPFPFNLRTLNIFTPLIYAKDEIFRSLGDLLLNVSLTFWLLLFFRQHVKSIKAPPVKNVWQQRLVIILSSYVMYVVGQFLSDLIQSLVIDSRISFDVANPFSLNEYSIIGAIILGFIAFSFLFFSQIVNSLLNELTSFRHRTKYVFLAMVGVVWVVFRIHNPEIYYSIALVIWLIIYVILLDVLAVKFENSLATVPFLFWLFLLTITTSAVLVYYNDQKELSQRERMARELSKQKDPYLEMLLRDVTKQMEQDELLQYFFQQNNGGNMPKSTLENELKQKYFKGYLGRFKVDIYAFDENGMPIYGGDTSSFYSLSRKMIVESELIGNDLYYNTRGFNDYSYIGQKDFYRNGEKAGYLVYELTPVVINSQRLYPELLVSGDIYDPEKESNAAYSYAIYDKGQLVNNNNDYAFPVKLYDSDVPNEEVTLRKVGGYSLMYYKASKEKVVIVAKEIRSFIEFITLFAYMFCLFLLIIAIYRALDLLVKARMRISNLRSLVNFNIRRKVTGTIIFIVVFAFVILGLTTVLFFIDRSERENKERLSHTINEVTHDVEKVFANQRMFDDLEDLYDPIFQSSLSESIGEIADERALDINIYDRDGNLQVTTQPLITEKGLLSRKINPDAYMQLGRQQKIQWIQKEKIGSMGYLSGYAPLRNNGEIFAYLNVPYFATQTELNQQISNFLVALINFNAFIFLIAGLLALFITNSITKSFSLVTERLRHVSLGQQNDEIEWEKDDEIGALVKEYNKMVRKLEVSAARLAKSEREGAWREMARQVAHEIKNPLTPMKLSIQYLQRAIDNDAPNVKQLSHNVARTLVEQIEHLANIASDFSTFARIGEANSEVLMLNEVLHSLKELYQSHEHSQIVFNHPGHAFYVFADKTQMNRLFTNLLQNAIQAIPEDREGLITINMEELDPGWVTVSVTDNGDGIPPEIQSKIFVPNFTTKNSGTGLGLAMCKNIVEQARGEIWFETQLTVGTSFYVKLPIEANKQ, translated from the coding sequence ATGTTAGACATTAAAGAAATAAGGCTTTTCTTCATCCGGCACGGCTACTTGCTGATCGTAGCAGCCTGGCTGTTTACCTTTTCCTTCCTGTTCAGTAACTACTGGTCTTACTATTCCTCTCCCATGGGAGTGAAGCGTAGCCTGGAAAAAAGTATCTCTCAGCGGGAAACATCCTTTGAAAGAATAATCAAAGACCAGTTCCTGCTGAACCACCTTTTTTCAAGAAACTATAACGAGAAGGAAATAAAGAGTCTGGATACGAAAGACTTTTATGTATTTGCCTACGATAGCAGCGAGGCAGGCCGCTGGCTGGTATTCTGGAGTACCAATATGGTCATGCCCGAAGAATGGCAGGTACCACTGGTAGATGGAAACCACTTCGTAAAACTAAAGAACGGATACTATGAAGTGCTGTGCCGGCGGGTGTTGAGTCCTGAAGCAGGGCATGAACGTTTTATGGTGGGTGTCATCCCAATTATGATGGAGTATAGTTTTTCTAATAACTATCTCGTCAATCACTTCTACGACAAGCCAGCACTGGGCCGGGAATACAGCATCAATGTCAAAGCCCCGGGTATACCGGTGCTCAACGGCCAGAACCTGATCCTCTTTTACCTGAATTATGACAGAACCATGGATACAAAGCCCCCTAATCTGCTGAGTGTCATTCTCAGGGTCATGGGCTGTATCTGTGTGCTGATATTCATCAACCTGTTTGCCGCTACGGTGGCAAGGCAAAAGAGTGCCCTGAACGGCTTCCTCCTCCTGGCAGCCGTTGTCATCATATTCAGGTTATTGAGTTACCTGTATCCGTTTCCCTTCAATCTGCGAACGCTCAATATCTTTACACCGCTGATCTATGCGAAAGATGAGATCTTCCGTTCCCTGGGTGACCTTTTGCTGAACGTATCGTTGACCTTCTGGTTATTGCTGTTCTTCAGACAGCATGTAAAGTCCATCAAGGCGCCTCCCGTGAAGAACGTATGGCAGCAAAGACTGGTGATCATTCTGAGTAGCTATGTGATGTATGTGGTCGGGCAGTTTTTATCAGACCTGATTCAGAGTCTTGTGATCGACTCCCGTATTTCATTTGACGTTGCAAACCCCTTCAGTCTGAATGAATATAGTATCATTGGTGCCATCATATTAGGTTTCATTGCATTTAGCTTTCTCTTCTTTTCACAGATCGTCAATTCACTGCTCAATGAGCTGACCAGTTTCAGGCATCGTACCAAGTATGTTTTCCTGGCTATGGTCGGTGTTGTTTGGGTAGTGTTCAGGATCCATAATCCTGAAATTTATTATTCCATCGCGCTGGTAATATGGCTGATCATCTATGTGATCCTGCTGGATGTACTGGCAGTGAAGTTTGAAAATAGCCTGGCGACGGTGCCTTTCCTGTTCTGGTTATTTTTGCTCACGATCACAACATCTGCTGTACTGGTATATTACAATGATCAGAAGGAGCTAAGCCAGCGGGAGAGAATGGCGAGGGAACTATCGAAGCAAAAAGACCCCTACCTCGAAATGCTGCTCAGAGATGTAACGAAGCAGATGGAACAGGATGAGTTGCTACAATACTTTTTCCAGCAGAACAATGGCGGCAATATGCCGAAAAGTACACTGGAGAATGAATTGAAACAAAAGTATTTCAAAGGATACCTGGGCCGGTTCAAAGTGGATATCTATGCCTTCGATGAAAATGGTATGCCGATCTATGGTGGAGACACCAGTTCATTCTATAGCCTGAGCCGGAAAATGATTGTAGAGTCAGAACTGATCGGGAATGATCTCTACTATAATACCAGGGGATTTAATGACTACAGTTATATAGGGCAGAAAGATTTTTATCGCAATGGTGAGAAGGCCGGCTATCTGGTGTATGAGCTGACGCCTGTGGTGATCAACTCACAGCGTTTGTATCCGGAACTACTGGTGTCTGGTGATATCTACGATCCGGAGAAGGAATCCAATGCTGCCTATTCTTACGCTATCTATGACAAGGGCCAGCTGGTGAACAATAACAATGATTATGCTTTCCCCGTTAAGTTATATGATTCAGATGTTCCGAATGAGGAAGTGACCTTACGGAAGGTGGGTGGTTACTCGCTGATGTATTACAAGGCGTCGAAAGAAAAAGTGGTGATTGTAGCAAAAGAGATCAGGAGCTTTATAGAATTTATCACGCTCTTTGCATACATGTTTTGTTTGTTCCTGCTGATCATTGCGATTTACAGGGCCCTGGATCTGTTGGTGAAAGCGAGGATGCGTATTAGTAACCTGAGATCACTGGTCAATTTTAATATCAGGAGAAAAGTAACAGGTACGATCATCTTCATCGTAGTATTTGCATTTGTGATCCTGGGTTTGACCACGGTATTGTTCTTTATAGATCGTTCAGAACGGGAGAATAAGGAGCGCTTAAGTCATACGATCAATGAGGTAACGCATGATGTAGAGAAGGTCTTTGCCAACCAGCGGATGTTCGATGACCTGGAGGACCTGTATGATCCGATTTTCCAATCCAGTTTATCGGAGTCAATCGGGGAGATTGCAGATGAGCGGGCGCTGGATATTAATATTTATGACAGGGATGGTAATTTGCAGGTGACAACGCAGCCACTGATCACGGAGAAAGGCTTGTTGTCAAGAAAAATAAATCCGGATGCTTATATGCAGCTGGGCCGTCAGCAAAAGATACAGTGGATCCAGAAAGAGAAGATCGGTTCGATGGGGTATCTATCAGGCTATGCTCCTTTGCGTAATAACGGGGAGATCTTTGCTTACCTGAACGTACCTTATTTTGCTACGCAGACAGAGTTAAATCAACAGATCTCTAACTTCCTGGTGGCGCTGATCAACTTCAATGCGTTTATATTTTTGATAGCAGGTTTACTGGCCTTGTTCATTACGAATTCAATCACGAAATCATTCTCCCTGGTGACAGAGCGTTTGCGACATGTTAGCCTGGGGCAGCAGAATGATGAAATTGAATGGGAGAAGGATGATGAGATTGGAGCATTGGTAAAGGAATATAATAAGATGGTGCGGAAGCTGGAAGTGAGTGCCGCCCGCTTAGCGAAGAGCGAACGTGAAGGCGCGTGGAGAGAGATGGCGAGACAGGTGGCGCATGAGATCAAGAACCCTTTGACACCTATGAAACTGAGTATCCAGTATTTGCAGCGGGCGATTGATAATGATGCGCCGAATGTAAAACAGTTATCTCACAATGTAGCGCGTACACTGGTAGAGCAGATAGAGCACCTGGCAAATATCGCATCTGATTTCTCGACATTTGCGCGGATAGGGGAGGCGAACAGCGAGGTATTGATGTTGAACGAGGTGTTACATTCATTGAAAGAGTTGTATCAAAGTCATGAGCATAGTCAGATCGTTTTCAATCATCCGGGGCATGCATTTTATGTGTTTGCAGACAAGACACAGATGAACCGCTTGTTTACAAATCTTTTGCAGAATGCGATACAGGCAATACCAGAGGATAGAGAGGGCTTAATCACTATTAACATGGAAGAATTGGATCCGGGTTGGGTGACGGTGAGTGTGACGGATAATGGGGATGGTATACCGCCGGAGATCCAGTCAAAGATCTTTGTGCCGAACTTTACGACGAAGAATTCCGGAACAGGTTTAGGTCTGGCGATGTGTAAGAATATTGTGGAGCAGGCAAGGGGAGAGATCTGGTTCGAGACGCAGCTGACAGTGGGTACATCATTTTATGTGAAGTTGCCAATAGAAGCAAATAAACAGTAA
- the rpmF gene encoding 50S ribosomal protein L32 — MPNPKRRHSQQRSAKRRTHYKAFADTLSTDSATGEVHLRHRAHWVENKLYYRGKVVLEKQSSAK; from the coding sequence ATGCCAAATCCGAAACGCAGACATTCTCAGCAAAGATCAGCTAAGAGAAGGACGCATTACAAGGCCTTTGCGGATACTTTAAGCACAGATAGCGCAACTGGTGAAGTGCACCTGAGACATCGTGCTCACTGGGTAGAGAACAAACTGTACTACAGAGGAAAAGTTGTATTGGAAAAACAAAGCAGCGCTAAATAA
- a CDS encoding YceD family protein — MKQLRQFEIAFVGLKPGEHTFEYQVTDSFFENYGPQDFSDCKATVKLTLDKKSDFFLLKFEIGGSVSVICDRCGQPLNLQLWDDFTQVVKMVENPEEMEGDEDPEVSYISRTESHLNVGEWIYEFINLSIPMQKIHPDVDGKSTCDPKVLEMLDQMNKQSGAQDNPIWKDLDKFRNN; from the coding sequence ATGAAACAACTCCGTCAATTTGAAATTGCCTTTGTGGGGCTCAAACCCGGAGAGCATACATTTGAATACCAAGTTACGGATAGTTTTTTTGAAAACTACGGGCCGCAGGACTTTAGCGATTGCAAAGCAACGGTAAAGCTTACTTTGGACAAGAAAAGTGATTTTTTCCTGTTAAAGTTTGAAATTGGCGGATCTGTAAGCGTAATTTGTGATCGTTGTGGGCAACCACTTAATCTTCAGCTCTGGGATGATTTTACCCAGGTGGTGAAGATGGTAGAGAATCCTGAGGAGATGGAAGGTGATGAGGATCCGGAAGTATCTTATATTTCGAGAACGGAATCGCACCTGAATGTCGGTGAATGGATTTATGAATTCATCAACCTGAGCATTCCTATGCAGAAGATACACCCGGATGTGGATGGCAAGAGCACATGTGATCCGAAGGTATTAGAGATGCTGGACCAGATGAACAAGCAATCTGGCGCTCAGGACAATCCAATTTGGAAAGACCTGGACAAATTCCGGAATAATTAA
- the plsX gene encoding phosphate acyltransferase PlsX: protein MRIGLDMMGGDYAPVEAVKGVKLFLDTVAADAHLVLIGDEAALAPLLSEAQLDQSKYSVVHSSQVIGMNEHPTKALKEKQHSSISIGFHLLQSGKIDAFISAGNTGAMMVGTFYSIKAIEGVQRPTISTPVPRLDGSIGLLLDVGINADCKAENLLQFAILGSLYSKHILNIENPTVGLLNIGEEEGKGNLLAQATYPLLKEHKELNFIGNVEGRDVLTGKADVIVCEGFTGNVILKMAESLHDIAVQRNINDEYMDRFNFQSYGGTPVLGVSKPVIIGHGISKDTAFKNMIVLAQQMIETKLLEKIRESFVK, encoded by the coding sequence ATGAGAATCGGGCTAGATATGATGGGCGGTGATTATGCCCCCGTCGAAGCAGTAAAAGGAGTAAAATTATTTTTAGATACTGTTGCAGCAGATGCACATCTGGTGCTGATTGGTGATGAGGCAGCTTTAGCGCCATTATTATCAGAAGCGCAGTTGGACCAATCAAAATATTCAGTTGTTCATTCATCTCAGGTAATTGGGATGAATGAACATCCTACCAAGGCGCTGAAGGAAAAGCAACATTCTTCTATCAGTATCGGGTTCCACCTGTTACAAAGCGGGAAGATTGATGCGTTTATCAGTGCAGGTAATACTGGCGCTATGATGGTTGGTACCTTCTATTCCATTAAGGCAATTGAAGGTGTTCAGCGACCAACAATATCTACACCTGTGCCAAGATTGGACGGCTCTATCGGGCTGTTACTCGACGTTGGTATCAATGCCGATTGTAAAGCTGAAAACCTGCTCCAATTTGCAATCCTTGGGTCTCTCTATTCCAAACATATCCTGAATATTGAAAATCCTACTGTAGGTCTGCTCAATATCGGAGAGGAGGAAGGTAAAGGTAATTTGCTGGCGCAAGCCACTTATCCTTTGCTGAAAGAACACAAAGAATTGAATTTCATTGGCAATGTGGAAGGTCGTGATGTACTGACCGGCAAGGCTGATGTCATTGTTTGTGAAGGTTTTACGGGAAATGTGATACTCAAGATGGCTGAGTCACTGCATGATATTGCAGTACAGCGGAATATTAATGATGAGTACATGGACCGTTTTAACTTCCAGAGCTATGGCGGTACTCCTGTATTAGGGGTATCTAAGCCTGTGATCATTGGTCATGGTATATCGAAAGATACTGCCTTTAAGAACATGATCGTGCTGGCCCAACAAATGATCGAAACGAAACTGCTGGAGAAGATCCGGGAGAGTTTTGTGAAATAA